Proteins found in one Agaribacterium sp. ZY112 genomic segment:
- a CDS encoding FimV family protein produces the protein MAQSSSYPFKRVLSLSAAIAAVSYSSLIYAIGLGELSNKGSLGQPLNALIRLQGTDRVEPSNLKFRLLSEEEARRLGVDLIYSSYRIDHRFTMEAGVPVAVQLSSKRRIDEPYLNLLVELKWPGGKVYREYSLLLDAPSAYAPVAEHSASVNPSPQIGGPEPTGRPKSSVQRYERSAYNAPSALGVNSGAAKASSVSGAEYVVQAGDSLSGIVARMQPPAGMSRAQLQRQLHQNNPSAFVRGNINSLMAGATLILPESSVWSSEASLNASAAQNQAQADRARLRLSDPSDAKAQVNTGPSKQQIRDEIDSTQEMLDLLVKENSELRARIEKIEKSNYINTLSEIVKVQQEQIKALKTGRVMASETLESDPRLKLAAGELSAAALSLANSAQAATSDVQAQPNTLRPWFERHFFWLLGAAAIGVGLVAGVLMMLFMRRKDPVYSASEFADEEIGSDLTISDEEFVADSGNVHCFTEAMNQRSSQQVDLGVESSAELDVEQEREDEVNELLSMAKIYCRAGKFSEAKSILSSVTEEQDPRLQMALNELENIERARRAD, from the coding sequence GTGGCTCAATCAAGCTCTTATCCGTTTAAGCGGGTCTTAAGTCTCAGTGCAGCGATTGCTGCGGTAAGTTACAGCTCTTTAATTTATGCCATTGGTTTGGGTGAGCTGAGTAACAAAGGTAGCCTAGGGCAACCGTTAAATGCCCTTATTCGCCTTCAAGGTACCGATAGAGTCGAGCCTAGTAATCTTAAGTTTCGCTTGCTTTCTGAGGAGGAAGCCAGGCGCTTAGGTGTGGATCTGATATACAGCAGCTATCGCATTGACCACCGCTTTACGATGGAGGCGGGAGTGCCAGTTGCTGTGCAGCTAAGCAGTAAAAGGCGGATTGATGAGCCTTATCTGAATTTGCTGGTCGAGCTAAAGTGGCCAGGTGGCAAGGTTTATCGTGAATACAGTTTGTTGCTTGATGCTCCGAGTGCCTACGCCCCTGTTGCTGAACACTCAGCAAGTGTAAATCCATCGCCCCAGATAGGTGGCCCTGAACCTACCGGCAGGCCTAAGTCGAGCGTGCAGCGCTATGAGCGTTCTGCATACAACGCGCCTTCAGCTTTAGGTGTTAATTCTGGCGCTGCAAAGGCGTCCTCTGTTTCCGGTGCTGAGTATGTAGTGCAAGCAGGGGATAGCTTAAGTGGCATTGTTGCGCGAATGCAGCCACCGGCGGGCATGAGTCGAGCTCAATTGCAGCGCCAATTGCATCAAAATAACCCTTCGGCTTTTGTGCGTGGCAATATCAATAGCTTGATGGCTGGGGCGACGTTGATCTTACCTGAGTCCAGTGTATGGAGTAGTGAGGCTTCTCTAAATGCGTCGGCAGCTCAGAATCAAGCTCAAGCGGATAGAGCTCGCTTGCGCCTTAGTGATCCCAGTGATGCTAAAGCGCAAGTTAATACAGGGCCAAGCAAGCAGCAGATACGTGATGAGATCGATAGCACTCAAGAAATGTTAGATCTGCTAGTTAAAGAGAATTCTGAACTTAGGGCTCGTATTGAAAAAATAGAAAAGTCTAATTATATCAATACCTTATCTGAGATAGTTAAAGTTCAACAAGAGCAAATAAAGGCCTTGAAAACTGGGCGAGTTATGGCTTCTGAAACATTGGAGTCCGACCCTCGATTAAAGCTAGCTGCAGGTGAGCTCAGCGCTGCCGCATTGTCGCTTGCTAATAGTGCGCAAGCTGCAACGAGCGATGTTCAAGCTCAGCCCAATACATTAAGGCCTTGGTTTGAGCGCCATTTCTTTTGGTTGCTTGGCGCCGCTGCGATTGGAGTGGGCTTGGTGGCGGGCGTGTTGATGATGTTATTTATGCGTCGTAAAGACCCTGTGTATTCTGCTAGTGAGTTTGCCGATGAAGAAATTGGTTCGGATTTAACAATAAGTGATGAAGAGTTTGTTGCTGATAGTGGCAATGTGCACTGCTTTACCGAGGCTATGAATCAGCGCAGCTCTCAGCAAGTGGATCTAGGTGTTGAGTCGTCGGCAGAGCTTGATGTTGAACAAGAGCGCGAAGATGAAGTAAACGAGCTATTGTCCATGGCAAAGATCTATTGCCGAGCTGGTAAATTTAGTGAAGCCAAGTCTATTTTAAGTTCCGTGACAGAGGAGCAGGACCCGAGATTGCAGATGGCTCTTAACGAACTTGAGAATATTGAACGTGCTCGTCGCGCAGACTAG
- a CDS encoding EscU/YscU/HrcU family type III secretion system export apparatus switch protein: protein MRFEELSNKELKRVVALQYDGSGAPVVSAKGSDATAEAILALAAEHDIPLCENPALLDLLSQLELGEEVPEALYKSVAYVLAFAYELVFAKEQACEEAATQQPKNNDLLGFDKL, encoded by the coding sequence ATGCGCTTTGAAGAGTTAAGTAACAAGGAGCTAAAACGTGTTGTCGCCCTGCAATATGACGGCAGTGGCGCACCGGTGGTGAGTGCCAAGGGCAGCGATGCGACGGCAGAAGCTATATTGGCACTTGCTGCCGAGCACGATATTCCATTGTGTGAAAACCCAGCGCTACTGGATCTACTAAGTCAGCTAGAACTAGGAGAGGAAGTCCCCGAGGCCCTCTACAAAAGCGTTGCTTACGTACTGGCCTTCGCCTATGAACTTGTCTTCGCTAAAGAGCAGGCCTGCGAAGAGGCAGCGACACAGCAGCCAAAGAACAATGACTTACTTGGCTTTGATAAGCTCTAG
- a CDS encoding flagellar hook-length control protein FliK yields the protein MLIPPAQNSNAAQRSDNNTASALVGQRVRITEHIELNKQQLKQLLMQHPQAQQLAKQLSNTLKQQGLETSNKAGQTAATKTPQSGQTNTQSNIDNAIKNLENKNTVLLKLVAEHSVSAKEQSLWALLPKSTLPKSLQAQLQTAKLGKLEQQHFRLLEQNAGLKLAPLEQSLQNGQSIKGQQAAQLALTLSAGQHLGASSLLKSNLLNSATSTSSLANINQAYQKPNLSLGEAKELIKFALRQSLPNADSAVKLAPLLNRDIHAALAQGAKLTDAANLKQALNQSAIQLRQWLNQQPSLNLATNLTQTSGQSLKNKTFVSDLAQTLRQQFSHSGSTASSVNSSAQGTSTPSNLNSGLASTLNASSQLKTDSPLTGTLTTLATSSHSASSKDSDKLIELKQLLSSLSHLTNQIQSQLQQGQNINRLETALAQLFVLLMPTKTQQDRPTKDNDKQELLLKQLNQFSQLIGRSQARLDSQQLQSAQQQLDNNMQQHSELWLRLGGEQVPVKVSIKDEPNKQTDSKLSRSWQLDMEWQLAAAGRFSARLNYSEGRISSTLWAEQSQWREAIRQQLPRLAETLNNNGIEVAQLRCTEHEQQPKERASNLIDVRT from the coding sequence ATGCTGATCCCCCCAGCTCAGAATAGCAACGCAGCCCAGCGCTCTGACAACAACACCGCTTCAGCGCTTGTGGGCCAGCGTGTGCGAATCACCGAGCATATAGAGCTTAACAAACAACAATTAAAGCAGCTGCTAATGCAGCACCCTCAGGCACAACAGTTAGCAAAACAACTTAGCAACACACTTAAGCAGCAAGGCTTAGAGACATCAAACAAGGCAGGTCAAACTGCGGCCACTAAAACGCCCCAAAGCGGCCAAACCAACACACAAAGCAATATAGATAATGCAATCAAGAACCTAGAGAATAAAAACACCGTACTGTTAAAACTTGTCGCAGAACACAGTGTAAGCGCTAAAGAACAGAGTTTATGGGCCCTATTACCTAAAAGCACCCTACCTAAGTCACTACAGGCACAGCTTCAAACAGCTAAGCTGGGAAAGCTTGAACAACAACATTTTAGGCTACTTGAGCAGAATGCAGGCCTCAAACTGGCACCGCTTGAGCAAAGCCTTCAAAACGGCCAAAGCATCAAAGGACAACAAGCAGCCCAACTGGCTCTAACCCTATCAGCAGGTCAACACCTGGGTGCATCCAGCTTATTAAAATCCAACTTACTTAACTCAGCCACATCGACTAGCAGCTTAGCTAATATCAACCAGGCCTATCAAAAACCGAACTTAAGCCTCGGTGAAGCCAAGGAACTTATTAAGTTCGCCTTACGCCAGAGCCTGCCGAACGCAGATAGTGCAGTTAAGCTCGCCCCTCTTCTAAATAGAGACATTCATGCTGCCCTAGCCCAAGGGGCAAAACTCACGGATGCCGCAAACCTAAAGCAGGCCTTAAACCAGTCAGCCATACAATTAAGGCAATGGCTCAATCAACAGCCAAGCCTAAACTTAGCAACAAACCTTACTCAAACATCCGGCCAGAGCCTTAAGAATAAAACCTTTGTCAGTGACCTTGCTCAAACCCTAAGACAACAGTTCAGCCATTCTGGCTCAACGGCCAGCTCTGTAAACAGCAGCGCCCAAGGCACATCAACGCCAAGCAACTTAAACAGCGGCTTAGCAAGCACCCTAAACGCCTCCTCACAGCTCAAAACTGACAGCCCGCTGACCGGCACACTGACAACACTAGCAACAAGCTCACATTCAGCATCAAGCAAAGACAGCGATAAACTTATCGAGCTAAAACAGTTACTCAGCAGCCTTAGTCATCTGACCAATCAAATCCAAAGTCAGTTACAGCAAGGGCAAAATATCAACCGGCTTGAAACCGCCTTAGCCCAGCTCTTTGTCTTATTAATGCCTACTAAAACACAGCAAGATAGACCAACTAAAGACAACGACAAACAGGAGCTTCTACTTAAGCAGCTCAATCAGTTCAGCCAGCTGATTGGTCGTAGCCAAGCCCGCCTAGACAGTCAACAACTGCAAAGCGCCCAACAGCAACTCGACAACAACATGCAGCAACATAGTGAACTTTGGCTTCGCTTGGGGGGTGAGCAAGTCCCCGTAAAAGTATCGATTAAAGATGAGCCAAATAAACAAACAGACTCAAAGCTAAGTCGTAGCTGGCAGCTAGATATGGAGTGGCAACTTGCCGCTGCGGGGCGCTTTAGCGCCAGATTAAACTACAGCGAGGGCCGTATTAGCAGCACATTATGGGCCGAACAAAGCCAGTGGCGAGAGGCCATTCGCCAACAACTGCCTCGTTTAGCCGAAACCCTAAACAACAATGGCATCGAAGTCGCCCAACTTCGTTGCACAGAACACGAGCAACAACCCAAAGAAAGAGCCAGCAACCTTATTGATGTGAGAACTTAA
- the ccmA gene encoding cytochrome c biogenesis heme-transporting ATPase CcmA has translation MQQLAINNLFFERDDEPLFGDLSASWESGAVVQVTGHNGCGKTTLLRIIAGLLPASAGTITWNTQANKGLSFKSQLLFLGHHVGVKLSMSPLENLRWYFALNGLKAQGTDSQGVSLQRLRWALLQVGLASYEDVPCYSLSAGQQRRVALARLYLSQAPLWILDEPFTAIDKSGVASLEQEIDRHAAAGGIVLLTTHQRWKSSHIEVLDLEQYKGRAAHD, from the coding sequence ATGCAACAGCTGGCCATCAATAACTTGTTTTTTGAGCGTGACGACGAGCCCTTGTTTGGCGATTTGTCGGCAAGTTGGGAAAGTGGTGCTGTCGTACAGGTCACAGGCCACAACGGCTGTGGTAAAACAACCTTGCTGCGTATCATTGCAGGGCTGTTACCTGCTAGTGCCGGAACCATTACTTGGAATACTCAAGCCAATAAGGGCTTGTCGTTTAAGTCGCAGCTGCTTTTTCTTGGGCATCATGTTGGTGTCAAACTCAGCATGAGCCCCTTAGAGAACCTGCGTTGGTATTTTGCCCTAAACGGCCTTAAGGCCCAGGGCACAGATTCGCAAGGGGTTAGTTTACAGCGCTTGCGTTGGGCTTTGTTGCAAGTAGGTCTTGCATCTTATGAGGATGTGCCGTGCTACTCCTTGTCTGCAGGGCAGCAGCGGCGCGTTGCATTGGCTCGCTTATATCTAAGCCAAGCGCCGTTATGGATTCTTGATGAGCCTTTTACCGCGATAGATAAAAGTGGTGTAGCCAGTTTGGAGCAAGAAATTGATAGGCATGCGGCAGCTGGTGGCATCGTTTTATTAACGACTCATCAGCGCTGGAAGTCTTCACATATCGAGGTGCTCGATTTAGAACAGTACAAGGGCAGGGCAGCACATGACTGA
- the ccmB gene encoding heme exporter protein CcmB, which yields MTDIRLPDSGFYEAFRRECLTAVRNRSELFNPLIFFLSIIMFVPLGVSPDANVLASIAPGMIWIVALLSVLLSLDKVFQSDYDDGCLEQMILSGQSMYLMVIAKVLAHWCFTGLLLTLLSPVLALMMALPSQAYGALLLSLFLGTGALSFIGAVGAALTVSLRRGGLLLSLIIIPLYVPVLIFGASCVRSAALGDPYSGQLAILAALWLLSVMLAPLAMVGGLKISLEN from the coding sequence ATGACTGATATACGTCTGCCCGACAGTGGTTTTTATGAGGCCTTTAGGCGTGAATGCTTAACGGCTGTGCGCAATCGCAGTGAGCTGTTTAATCCGCTTATCTTCTTTTTAAGCATCATCATGTTTGTGCCTTTGGGCGTTAGCCCTGATGCAAATGTATTGGCGTCTATTGCGCCGGGCATGATTTGGATCGTAGCCTTACTTTCTGTATTACTTTCTTTAGATAAAGTATTTCAAAGTGACTATGACGATGGCTGCTTAGAACAAATGATCCTAAGCGGTCAGAGTATGTACCTCATGGTGATAGCGAAGGTATTGGCCCACTGGTGTTTTACGGGTTTATTACTGACTTTATTGAGCCCTGTTTTGGCACTGATGATGGCTTTACCAAGCCAGGCTTATGGAGCGTTGCTCTTATCCTTATTCTTAGGTACCGGTGCTTTGTCATTTATAGGAGCTGTCGGGGCTGCGTTAACCGTATCATTGCGTCGCGGTGGCTTGTTGTTATCGCTGATCATTATTCCCTTGTATGTGCCGGTGCTGATCTTTGGCGCAAGTTGTGTGCGTAGTGCAGCTTTGGGGGATCCCTATAGTGGGCAGCTCGCCATCTTGGCGGCACTGTGGTTGTTATCCGTTATGCTGGCGCCTTTGGCAATGGTTGGCGGTCTGAAAATTAGTTTAGAGAATTAA
- a CDS encoding heme ABC transporter permease, whose translation MGWQWFHRLGSPKWFYEKTSIWQPWLGFSALALLLVGVSWGLGFAPTDYKQGNSYRIIYIHVPASFLALAGYYTMAIAGAVGLIWRMKLSFMVMKAAAPIGAVLTFVSLCSGAIWGKPTWGTYWEWDARITSMLILFFLYLGVIALQHSYRNQEAADKTSAILSLVGTVNIPIIYKSVDWWYSLHQPATLKLSGPSSIDPSMAWPLITMILAFYVTYAWLLIDRTRLEILNRERKSRWVQAIMGLK comes from the coding sequence ATGGGATGGCAGTGGTTTCATCGCTTAGGTTCACCAAAGTGGTTTTATGAAAAAACCAGTATTTGGCAGCCATGGCTTGGTTTTTCAGCATTGGCTTTATTGTTGGTGGGTGTGAGCTGGGGTTTGGGTTTTGCTCCAACTGACTACAAACAGGGTAATAGTTACCGCATTATCTATATCCATGTTCCGGCTTCCTTTTTAGCCTTAGCTGGCTATTACACCATGGCTATTGCTGGCGCTGTTGGTCTGATTTGGCGCATGAAACTATCGTTTATGGTTATGAAAGCGGCTGCACCGATAGGCGCTGTGCTGACCTTTGTGTCTTTGTGTAGTGGTGCTATTTGGGGCAAACCAACCTGGGGCACTTATTGGGAATGGGATGCACGTATCACTTCGATGCTGATTTTGTTTTTTCTCTATCTTGGTGTGATCGCTTTACAGCATAGTTATCGTAACCAAGAGGCGGCAGATAAAACCTCAGCGATTTTGTCACTTGTAGGTACGGTGAATATTCCCATTATCTACAAGAGCGTTGACTGGTGGTACAGTCTTCATCAGCCGGCAACCCTTAAGTTAAGTGGGCCTTCGAGCATTGATCCGAGTATGGCTTGGCCCTTAATTACAATGATTTTGGCTTTTTATGTTACTTATGCGTGGCTGTTAATTGATCGAACCCGTTTGGAAATTCTCAACCGCGAACGAAAAAGCCGTTGGGTGCAAGCGATTATGGGGCTGAAATAA
- the ccmD gene encoding heme exporter protein CcmD codes for MNFEFQFTTLAEFMSMKGHGPYVWAAYAITLVGLVTLVVQVRLAKKALVKKVKVLHMREVERNKS; via the coding sequence ATGAATTTTGAGTTTCAATTTACCACTTTGGCAGAATTTATGTCGATGAAGGGGCATGGCCCTTATGTTTGGGCTGCCTATGCCATTACCTTGGTTGGTCTTGTTACACTGGTCGTGCAAGTGCGTTTAGCCAAAAAAGCCTTAGTTAAAAAAGTGAAGGTTCTACATATGCGTGAAGTGGAGAGAAATAAGTCGTGA
- a CDS encoding cytochrome c maturation protein CcmE — MHPLRKRRLKIVLFIVIGSSAVIGLLLYAMRESINLFYPPSSIVNGEAPLHRTIKAGGCVVPGSLVRDDEGLGMTFQITDGAAELTVRYDGILPDLFSDGEATVVDGQLDDHLVLQATRVLAKHDENYTPAEVADNLQTDPEAQGVDHQKSCKGLNYKKTAYVSRIRIASA; from the coding sequence ATGCACCCGCTGCGCAAGCGGCGTTTGAAAATCGTCCTCTTTATTGTTATTGGCAGTAGTGCTGTTATTGGCTTGTTGCTTTACGCAATGCGTGAAAGTATTAACCTGTTTTATCCACCCTCCAGTATCGTTAATGGCGAAGCGCCTTTACACCGAACAATTAAAGCTGGTGGCTGTGTTGTGCCTGGCTCCTTAGTTCGTGATGATGAAGGTCTTGGTATGACCTTTCAGATTACCGATGGTGCGGCTGAATTGACGGTCCGCTACGATGGCATTTTGCCAGACCTGTTTTCTGATGGCGAAGCGACGGTGGTAGATGGCCAGCTTGATGACCATTTAGTACTGCAAGCGACTCGCGTACTTGCTAAACACGATGAAAATTACACGCCTGCCGAAGTGGCGGATAATTTACAAACTGACCCCGAAGCTCAAGGTGTTGATCACCAGAAGAGCTGTAAAGGCCTGAACTACAAGAAGACTGCTTATGTTTCCAGAATACGGATTGCTAGCGCTTAA
- a CDS encoding heme lyase CcmF/NrfE family subunit, with protein MFPEYGLLALNFALVLSLCLSVVPLVGSLTGRIVWMASARSLANGVFLFVAIAYAALTWAFYTDDFSVAYVAGNSNSLLPTIYKICAVWGGHEGSLLLWALILASWTLAVSLFSRSMPLPMVAQVLSVLGMVSVGFLAFMIFTSNPFERLLPNIPVDGGDLNPLLQDPGFVIHPPMLYMGYVGFSVVFAFAIAALIGGKIDAAWSRWARPWTNTAWAFLTIGTALGSWWAYYELGWGGWWMWDPVENASFMPWLAGTALVHCIAMTEKRGVFVSWTLLLAILAFSLSLLGTFLVRSGVLTSVHAFASDPTRGLFILVFLLVVVGGSLSLYAARAPMLKSESGFAMISRESMLLFVSLIFVFSCGFVLLGTLFPLIADALNLGKYSVGEPYFNMFFPPLMALAGLALGFGIMLNWKRSRFSLIRNWQLASLAVSIAATLSVAVFSSYKFSVNAAVTVFVGTWVVASSVLDYLRRSYHSKKPSIKLEKFTASYWGMFIAHVGFGITLLGAGIDSFNAQERHLRVSTGSSVEVAGYEFKLVDVTRVRGANYWADRGQFLVSRDGEQVALLYPEKRSYFSGGNMMTEAAIDPGMFRDLYVSLDNKINEQEYAARVYVKPLVRWVWLGSFLMALGGIVAITDKRYRRVKSAKRVDGASNSLNKSLETLAESPRANEAPAASSIAKGEV; from the coding sequence ATGTTTCCAGAATACGGATTGCTAGCGCTTAATTTTGCGTTAGTGCTATCACTTTGCCTTTCAGTCGTGCCCTTAGTTGGCAGTTTAACTGGGCGTATTGTATGGATGGCTTCTGCCCGCAGCTTGGCTAACGGGGTGTTTTTGTTTGTTGCGATTGCCTATGCAGCCTTAACTTGGGCTTTTTATACCGATGATTTTAGTGTTGCTTATGTTGCCGGTAACAGTAACTCGCTACTGCCAACGATCTACAAAATTTGTGCGGTATGGGGGGGGCATGAAGGCTCTTTATTGCTCTGGGCTTTGATTCTGGCCAGCTGGACCTTGGCTGTGAGCTTGTTTTCTCGATCTATGCCTTTGCCAATGGTGGCTCAGGTCTTGAGTGTGTTGGGCATGGTGAGTGTGGGCTTTTTAGCCTTTATGATCTTTACCTCGAATCCTTTTGAGCGATTATTACCAAATATTCCCGTTGATGGTGGGGACTTAAATCCTTTGCTGCAAGATCCTGGTTTTGTGATTCATCCACCTATGTTGTATATGGGTTATGTGGGCTTTTCTGTGGTCTTTGCTTTTGCCATCGCCGCATTAATTGGTGGCAAGATCGATGCCGCTTGGTCGCGCTGGGCTCGACCCTGGACAAATACCGCTTGGGCTTTTTTAACCATTGGCACTGCTTTAGGTAGCTGGTGGGCTTATTACGAGCTTGGTTGGGGCGGCTGGTGGATGTGGGACCCTGTAGAGAATGCGTCGTTTATGCCTTGGTTGGCAGGTACGGCTCTCGTTCATTGCATTGCCATGACAGAAAAGCGAGGCGTGTTTGTTAGTTGGACTCTGCTTCTTGCCATTCTGGCATTTTCTTTGAGTTTATTGGGCACCTTCCTTGTTCGCTCTGGTGTTTTGACCAGTGTGCATGCTTTTGCGTCGGACCCTACTCGTGGTTTGTTTATTTTGGTGTTTTTATTGGTGGTCGTTGGCGGTTCTTTGAGCCTCTATGCCGCACGTGCGCCGATGCTTAAGAGTGAGTCTGGATTTGCGATGATTTCACGTGAATCCATGTTGCTGTTTGTAAGCTTAATATTTGTATTCTCCTGTGGTTTTGTCTTGCTTGGCACTTTGTTCCCATTGATTGCTGATGCCTTAAATCTGGGTAAATACAGTGTTGGCGAACCTTATTTTAATATGTTCTTTCCGCCGCTGATGGCACTTGCAGGTTTAGCGCTTGGTTTTGGCATTATGCTCAACTGGAAGCGCAGCCGTTTTAGCCTCATTCGTAATTGGCAGCTGGCTTCATTGGCGGTAAGCATTGCTGCAACTTTGTCTGTGGCCGTATTTTCTTCTTATAAATTTAGTGTTAATGCTGCAGTAACCGTTTTTGTTGGTACGTGGGTGGTCGCATCTTCAGTATTGGATTATTTGCGCCGCAGTTATCACAGTAAAAAACCGAGTATTAAGCTAGAGAAGTTTACGGCTAGTTATTGGGGAATGTTTATTGCCCATGTCGGCTTTGGTATCACCTTGCTTGGTGCCGGTATCGATAGTTTTAATGCTCAAGAGCGCCATCTACGTGTTAGCACTGGGTCCAGTGTTGAAGTAGCAGGTTACGAATTTAAACTGGTTGATGTGACGCGTGTACGTGGCGCTAACTACTGGGCAGATCGTGGGCAGTTTTTAGTGTCTCGCGATGGTGAGCAAGTTGCTTTGTTGTATCCAGAAAAACGCAGTTATTTTTCGGGCGGCAATATGATGACCGAAGCAGCCATTGACCCGGGTATGTTTAGAGACTTATATGTGTCGTTGGATAACAAAATCAATGAGCAAGAATACGCTGCTCGCGTGTACGTTAAGCCTTTGGTTCGTTGGGTTTGGCTTGGGTCTTTCTTAATGGCCTTGGGAGGCATTGTTGCTATTACTGATAAGCGCTATCGCCGAGTAAAGTCTGCCAAGCGTGTTGATGGCGCTTCAAACTCTTTAAATAAAAGCTTAGAGACGCTTGCAGAATCGCCCCGTGCAAACGAAGCGCCAGCAGCCAGCTCTATAGCCAAAGGGGAGGTGTAA
- a CDS encoding DsbE family thiol:disulfide interchange protein, translated as MNKYWRFIPVVVFFVLAGFLFSGLGKDPTELPSVVLGKDLPSFELPTLDSNLEQSISNQALVGEAALINIWATWCATCLQEHPFLYELSQQGIKIVGVNYQDDTEKAKRWLKKYKNPYAVTVVDKKGRLGFDLGVTGAPETFLLDKHGKIIYRHTGVVDKTVWQEHFAAAFE; from the coding sequence GTGAATAAATACTGGCGCTTTATTCCTGTTGTCGTATTTTTTGTTCTAGCTGGATTTTTATTTTCCGGTTTAGGCAAGGACCCGACTGAGCTGCCTTCTGTGGTATTAGGTAAAGACTTACCAAGCTTCGAGTTGCCTACGTTAGATTCTAATTTAGAGCAGAGCATTAGTAATCAAGCTCTGGTAGGTGAAGCTGCGCTTATTAATATATGGGCCACATGGTGTGCGACATGCCTACAAGAGCATCCGTTTTTATATGAACTTAGCCAGCAAGGCATTAAAATCGTTGGTGTGAACTATCAGGATGACACTGAAAAAGCTAAACGCTGGTTAAAGAAGTATAAAAACCCCTATGCCGTCACCGTTGTTGATAAGAAAGGCCGTTTAGGCTTTGACCTTGGTGTAACAGGGGCGCCAGAAACCTTCTTATTGGATAAACACGGTAAAATTATTTACCGTCACACGGGTGTTGTTGATAAAACGGTTTGGCAAGAGCACTTTGCCGCAGCCTTTGAGTAG
- a CDS encoding HAD family hydrolase → MPAPALQHLMFDIDGTLLESCVFDGQCFDEAVMAVTGIALHANRRLYKHVSDEGILRQHVQEHALAHGEEVISKIKRVFVENIRKHLEQQPAVEIAGAQHLLEQLRQEQNISLSLATGGWQETALLKLNSAGIDISDLALASSNDHYQRTEIMKLARQRAAIDSSVPITYVGDGAWDKQASDELSWNFILRGRALEHHQRLDDLRDVQRFMSFLF, encoded by the coding sequence ATGCCTGCTCCTGCTTTGCAACACCTTATGTTTGATATTGACGGCACCTTACTTGAATCGTGTGTGTTCGATGGTCAGTGCTTTGATGAGGCCGTCATGGCGGTTACTGGTATTGCCTTGCATGCTAATCGACGTCTATACAAGCATGTGAGCGATGAAGGCATTCTTCGTCAACATGTACAAGAGCACGCTTTGGCTCATGGCGAAGAAGTGATAAGCAAGATTAAACGTGTGTTTGTTGAGAACATTCGCAAGCACTTAGAGCAGCAGCCCGCTGTTGAAATTGCTGGTGCTCAACACCTACTAGAGCAACTTAGACAGGAACAAAATATCAGCTTGTCGTTGGCGACGGGGGGCTGGCAAGAGACTGCCTTGTTAAAATTAAATTCTGCTGGTATTGATATTAGTGACTTAGCTCTAGCAAGTTCAAATGACCATTACCAGCGCACAGAGATCATGAAACTTGCTCGGCAACGAGCGGCTATCGATAGCTCTGTACCTATTACCTATGTTGGTGATGGCGCTTGGGATAAACAAGCTAGTGACGAACTCTCTTGGAATTTTATTTTGCGAGGTAGGGCGCTCGAGCATCATCAACGCCTAGATGATTTAAGAGATGTACAGCGTTTTATGAGTTTTCTTTTTTAA
- a CDS encoding DUF2878 domain-containing protein gives MLSNGSTKKSISLLLLNILGFNLVWFACIFLGNTALIPALLFLGLHLYLQTQLLIELKVVVLLGLLGFLIDSLLALVGVFVFDQQAVFAPFWLLLLWFCFAATLRHSLAVFAKNLAVACAFGGIGGALSYFSAKELGAVSFAYSDVSMAVALSLLWAVKFPFLLHLSQRLVKSQFFSYPLLPARLPYRPSKPSHLNITTKKEC, from the coding sequence ATGTTGTCTAATGGTTCAACTAAAAAATCGATAAGCTTATTACTGTTAAATATCCTAGGTTTTAACCTTGTCTGGTTTGCATGCATATTTCTAGGTAATACGGCTTTAATACCCGCTTTATTGTTTTTAGGCTTGCATTTGTATTTGCAAACACAGCTTTTGATTGAGCTTAAAGTGGTTGTGTTGCTCGGCCTATTAGGTTTTTTAATCGATAGCTTGTTAGCGCTTGTGGGCGTTTTTGTTTTTGATCAGCAGGCTGTATTTGCGCCTTTTTGGCTGTTGCTCTTATGGTTTTGCTTTGCTGCTACTTTAAGACATAGCTTGGCTGTTTTTGCTAAAAATCTCGCTGTTGCTTGCGCCTTTGGTGGTATTGGTGGAGCTTTGTCCTACTTCTCCGCCAAAGAGCTCGGTGCTGTGAGTTTCGCTTATTCAGATGTAAGTATGGCTGTAGCCCTTAGTTTGTTGTGGGCCGTTAAATTCCCATTTTTATTGCATTTAAGTCAACGGCTAGTTAAATCCCAATTCTTTAGTTATCCGTTGCTACCGGCGCGGCTGCCTTATAGGCCCTCAAAGCCGAGCCATCTTAATATAACAACAAAAAAGGAGTGTTGA